The Anopheles coluzzii chromosome 2, AcolN3, whole genome shotgun sequence genome window below encodes:
- the LOC120952978 gene encoding GPI ethanolamine phosphate transferase 3, producing the protein MAKSRNFVFVLVWFALLISAGIHLFSKGFLLTRVAQTNVSSCINYDQYRCESDGKNGSTQKSECAGAEKASSILRDVDIAAGICFPPKARVILLVIDALRYDFGLYNPDNPQPAPYENKLPIMTELLRKHPDHSRRLKFVADPPTTTMQRLKGITTGSLPTFIDIGSNFASPEINEDNLIDQVVRANRTSVFLGDSTWTELFPHRFTREYAYPSFNIYDLDTVDSAIERQLPREMARGDWDLIVAHFLGVDHCGHRYGPVHDEMGRKLGEMNDVIRNITEQMADGTTLLVIGDHGMTQTGDHGGETENEVESLLFAYSKGSSLLPRAYDGHADTMQQIDLVPTLATLLGVPVPYSNLGQIMFQLLPDKRVDSFLRYQLALVHLWQNARQVQNYYQQYGEPRPIADTTGPLEPDQEQELDDAENLFLMLTQRVNSVYTEAAFQSFSGDLRHYLRGILDGYRRIWVKFDPQLISHGLLITFLGCFSMAILIVHSSAHQLVTMFTEGNNSSYAFLLVVFAAQTGYACHELFGLSSAQHGVILFGSVSSVLLLALLAIRHWASISENMASWKRSSNLLTRVSFVFTTCVFFANSFIVQEQKILSYVLMGFFLTALYQLHRLGGRFALPRMRWAAVRKSTLAKLVALTLFALVMIRLSGGYFRCREEQANCTDHLVKAPSATSPTEGQRRRGTSADIGLLPCVALVLYIVCSRMYLKACGNLTGTSVNVLLARYGPTVAVVCTCAHFTVSKSGVQNGVPQLHVDALAWVVYALLLVQVGVLVASPLLLYVLPKRTDVLNVLYGGERSNLAPEIYRQLKENFRGRAGNDVSPADIPIVCGLGTVYSSVFVAAGALLTITLALLLGSHGTMGLIIVNCVAVAYGIIASILQYEQSHTSLAGCIQPTFPTLLTWVILQQYGFFATAHQPTLSQIDWNAAFVGRTYHFDGSNLLSGTLVLLNTFSVTFLLSVLFPLLVFVPFCVYTMWPTLAQRPVTSAPRTPLGASNASTTTPPVRGGKGETSNTLRKTTADGGSVEYRSVTVHKAEETGEVSAADFDITKGELNLYENEKLFIGTVFKTACQLILLQSLRIFCAMFACTLHCRHLMVWKIFAPRFIYEGIASYVMFVGVVLGFLLLLRVHRSVSGLITAINKSR; encoded by the exons ctggtGTGGTTCGCCCTGCTGATCAGTGCCGGCATACATCTCTTCTCCAAGGGGTTCCTGCTGACCCGGGTCGCCCAGACGAACGTGAGCAGCTGCATCAACTACGACCAGTATCGGTGCGAAAGTGATGGCAAAAATGGTTCCACCCAGAAG AGTGAATGTGCCGGTGCGGAGAAGGCGTCCTCGATACTGCGTGACGTCGACATTGCGGCCGGCATTTGCTTTCCACCGAAGGCACGCGTCATCCTGCTCGTAATCGACGCGCTGCGGTACGACTTTGGCCTATACAATCCGGACAATCCGCAGCCGGCACCGTACGAAAACAAGCTTCCGATCATGACGGAGCTGCTACGAAAGCATCCGGATCATAGCAGGCGGTTGAAGTTCGTGGCCGATCCACCGACCACCACAATGCAGCGGCTGAAGGGCATCACGACCGGCAGTTTGCCCACCTTCATCGACATTGGCTCCAACTTTGCGTCGCCCGAAATCAACGAGGACAATCTGATCGATCAGGTGGTGCGTGCGAATCGCACCAGTGTGTTCCTGGGGGACAGTACGTGGACGGAGCTGTTCCCGCACCGGTTTACCCGGGAGTACGCGTACCCGAGCTTTAACATCTACGATCTCGACACGGTGGACAGTGCGATCGAGCGGCAGTTGCCGCGGGAGATGGCCCGCGGGGATTGGGATCTGATTGTGGCTCACTTTCTCGGCGTGGACCATTGCGGGCATCGGTACGGGCCGGTGCACGATGAGATGGGGAGGAAGTTGGGCGAAATGAACGACGTCATTCGGAACATTACCGAGCAGATGGCGGACGGTACGACGCTGCTCGTGATCGGTGACCACGGTATGACGCAAACCGGTGACCATGGCGGTGAGACGGAGAATGAGGTGGAATCGCTGCTGTTTGCTTACTCCAAGGGAAGTTCACTGCTGCCGCGGGCGTACGATGGACACGCGGACACGATGCAACAGATCGATCTCGTGCCGACGCTTGCCACCCTGCTGGGCGTACCGGTGCCGTACTCGAACCTCGGGCAGATCATGTTCCAGCTGCTGCCCGACAAGCGCGTTGACAGCTTCCTGCGCTACCAGCTCGCACTGGTGCATCTGTGGCAGAACGCGCGTCAAGTGCAGAACTACTACCAACAGTACGGTGAACCACGCCCGATCGCCGACACAACCGGCCCGCTCGAACCGGACCAGGAGCAGGAGCTGGACGACGCGGAAAACCTGTTCCTCATGCTAACGCAGCGCGTTAACAGCGTCTACACGGAGGCCGCCTTCCAGAGCTTCTCGGGCGATTTGCGTCACTATTTGCGCGGCATTCTGGACGGTTACCGGCGCATCTGGGTCAAGTTCGATCCGCAACTAATTTCGCACGGGCTGCTCATCACATTTCTCGGTTGTTTCTCGATGGCGATCCTAATTGTGCATTCATCCGCACACCAACTGGTGACCATGTTTACCGAGGGCAACAACAGCTCGTACGCTTTTCTGCTCGTAGTGTTTGCCGCTCAAACCGGGTACGCTTGTCATGAGCTTTTCGGGCTAAGTTCGGCTCAGCACGGTGTGATTCTGTTCGGATCGGTATCGAGCGTACTGCTGCTAGCCCTGCTTGCCATACGCCACTGGGCGTCCATCTCGGAGAACATGGCGAGTTGGAAACGATCCTCCAACCTACTGACGCGCGTCTCGTTCGTCTTCACCACGTGCGTTTTCTTCGCAAACAGCTTCATCGTGCAGGAACAGAAAATTTTGTCCTACGTGCTGATGGGCTTCTTCCTGACTGCACTCTACCAACTGCACCGCCTAGGCGGACGGTTCGCCCTCCCTCGAATGCGCTGGGCGGCGGTGCGTAAATCAACGCTTGCGAAGCTGGTTGCGCTTACCCTGTTCGCGCTGGTGATGATACGCCTGTCCGGCGGGTACTTCCGCTGCCGGGAGGAGCAAGCGAACTGTACGGATCATCTCGTGAAAGCCCCCAGCGCAACCTCACCCACGGAAGGGCAACGAAGGCGTGGAACGAGCGCCGACATCGGGCTACTGCCATGCGTTGCCCTCGTCCTGTACATCGTTTGCAGCCGCATGTACCTGAAAGCGTGCGGCAATCTGACCGGCACGAGCGTGAACGTGCTGCTGGCCCGGTACGGTCCAACCGTGGCCGTCGTGTGCACCTGTGCCCATTTTACCGTGTCGAAATCGGGCGTCCAAAATGGTGTGCCGCAGCTGCACGTCGACGCGCTGGCTTGGGTCGTGTACGCGCTGTTGCTGGTGCAGGTGGGTGTGCTGGTTGCCTCGCCCCTCCTCCTGTACGTCCTGCCCAAGCGCACCGACGTGCTGAACGTCCTGTACGGCGGTGAGCGAAGCAACCTGGCGCCCGAAATCTATCGTCAGCTGAAGGAAAACTTTCGCGGTCGGGCGGGCAACGATGTCAGCCCGGCGGATATACCGATCGTGTGCGGTCTTGGGACGGTCTATTCGTCCGTGTTCGTTGCTGCCGGCGCACTGCTCACCATCacgctggcgctgctgctcggcTCCCACGGCACGATGGGACTGATCATCGTGAACTGCGTGGCCGTTGCGTACGGCATTATCGCTTCCATCCTGCAGTACGAACAGTCGCACACCAGTTTGGCCGGATGCATTCAACCCACCTTCCCGACGCTCCTCACCTGGGTCATACTGCAGCAGTACGGGTTCTTTGCGACCGCTCACCAGCCCACCCTGTCGCAGATCGACTGGAATGCGGCGTTCGTGGGACGGACGTACCACTTCGACGGCAGTAACCTCCTGTCCGGTACGCTCGTCCTGCTCAACACGTTCTCCGTGACGTTTCTGCTGTCGGTGCTGTTTCCGCTGCTCGTGTTTGTGCCTTTCTGTGTGTACACCATGTGGCCAACGTTGGCACAGCGACCGGTCACCAGCGCTCCCAGGACACCGCTGGGAGCGTCGAACGCTTCGACCACGACGCCGCCCGTTCGCGGCGGAAAGGGCGAGACGAGCAATACGCTGAGGAAAACGACGGCCGACGGTGGCAGTGTCGAGTATCGGAGCGTTACCGTGCACAAGGCGGAAGAGACGGGCGAAGTGTCGGCGGCCGATTTTGACATCACCAAGGGGGAGCTGAATCTGTACGAGAATGAGAAGCTGTTCATCGGCACCGTGTTCAAGACGGCCTGTCAGTTGATTCTGCTTCAGTCGCTGAGG ATATTCTGTGCCATGTTTGCCTGCACGCTGCACTGTCGCCATCTGATGGTGTGGAAGATCTTTGCCCCCCGGTTCATCTACGAAGGCATCGCCAGCTACGTCATGTTTGTTGGGGTGGTGCTGggcttcctgctgctgctacgggtGCATCGTTCCGTCAGTGGGCTTATAACGGCCATCAACAAGAGCCGATAG